TGCTCTCCACCGCGATTGGCCGGGTGCCGCAGCGTGGTGAAGTGGTGCAGGCGGTGGCGGGCTTCGAGCTACATATTCTCGATGCCGATCCGCGAAGAGTGAAGAAGGTCCGTATCACCCGCATGGCACCAATTGCCAAGCGCCTGCAGGAAGGCGCCGATTTGCAGACAGTCGGATCCGGGCAGGGTAAGTAGCGGGCATGTAGCCCATCACCTATGGTTAAAGACGAGGCGGCAGTTTGTAAAAAGAACTGCCGCCTCTTCGATTCTTGCAGGCAGGGTTGTGGCAGCGTCTTGCCCTTTGTCGTAAATTTGAAGTGCTATACGAACTGGCCTTGAAAAGGGCAGCCCGTATTCCGTTTTCAAGTATCTCAAGCATTTGAGGTCTTTGAAATTATGCAATAGCAAGGTCTTGGGGGCGAAGATGGAACGGTTGGCGGCAAGGATCATGCTTCTGGCGGGATGGCGGCGTGCCCTTCTTGCCATTGCCTCAGGCGCGGTCGGGGCGCTGGCGTTGCCGCCGGTAGGGTTCTTTGCGGCTCTGTTTTTCTCCTTCTCCATGCTTGTCTGGCTGCTCGATGGTGTGAGCGGCAATCCCGATAGGAGCTGGTCGCGGGGACTGCGGTCCGCCTTCTGGATCGGTTGGCTGTTCGGCTTCGGTTATTTCGTGGCCGGGCTCTGGTGGTTGGGCAATGCGCTGATGGTGGAGGCCGACGAATTTGCCTGGGCACTGCCGCTCGCGGTGCTCGGCCTGCCGGCGGTGTTGGCGGTGTTTTATGGCTTGGCCTGCCTTGCCGCCCGTCTGCTCTGGTCCGAAGGCCTTGGCCGGATTGCCGCGCTGGCGGCGATGTTTGGCATCACCGAATGGCTGCGCAGCTTTATTGCCACGGGCTTTCCCTGGAATGCCATCGGCTATGGCGCCATGCCCATCCCATTGATGATGCAATCGGCTGCGGTGCTGGGTCTTTTCGGGGTTTCGGCCCTTGCCGTCTTCGTCTTTGCCGCCCCGGCTCTTCTGGGAACCCGCCGTGGGGCAAAGCTCGGGCTGGCGTTGGCCGGAATATTGTTCTGCGGCCATCTCGGCTATGGCGCTTACCGGCTGTCTCTGCCGGAGCCGGACGGACGGAAGGTGACAGTGCGTCTGGTCCAGCCGAATATAGACCAGGCAGCGAAGATGGACGATACCGACCGCGTTGCGATTTTCGAGAAACATCTTCGCCTGACAGCGGTGCCGACACCGGCCGATCAGCCACGCCCGGATGTGATTGTCTGGCCGGAAACCACCATTCCCTTCATCCTCACCGAAAATCCAGACGCCTTGCGGCAGATTGCCGGGGCGTTGCAGGAGGGCCAAGTGCTGATCACCGGCACAGTCCGTTCGGAAGATCAGGGTGCCGGAATTGCCCCGCGCTATTATAATTCGATCTATGCAATCGACAGTCAGGGGCAGATCCTTGCCGCCGCCGACAAGGTCCATCTTGTGCCATTTGGGGAATATGTCCCATGGCAGGACATCCTGTCAAAGCTCGGTATTACCAACATTATCGACCTGCCGGGAGGCTTTTCTCAGGGTGCATCACGGTCCCTGATGACCCTTCCGGGGGGACTGAAGCTCTATCCGTTGATCTGTTACGAGGTCATTTTTCCTGACGAAATGGTTAAGGGATTATCCGGGGCCAATGCCATAATCAATGTCACCAACGATGCCTGGTTTGGAGATACGCCAGGTCCATTTCAGCATTTTCAACAGGCAAGATTACGCGCCGTCGAGACTGGGCTGCCAATTATTCGCGCCGCCAATAATGGCATTTCTGCCTTAATTGACGGACGGGGACGCGTGTTTTCGGGTTTGCGATTGAACGCTGAAGGCGTGGAAAATGCAACTTTTACGCTATCAGCTGCGCCTGAAACCAATGTAAATCATAATAAATGCAACTTTTGGGCGGTAACTGCTTTGTTATTATCTGCGGCTGTAATTTCTCGTTTAGGTTTAATATCGAGAGTGAATTGACGAAAAACCCCTAAAAATGCATAGTGCTGTAGCTTGGTAGTGCTTGTAATCCAGCGCTTGAAGCGCTGGCGTGTGCAACGTAACGTTATATGAAGTTGCAAGCGCTACGGGTTAAGATCAATTTCAACTGTCTTCAGGATCGTCACATGCTCGAAAACAAAAAGAAGCCTAACCCCATCGACATTCATGTCGGTAGCCGGATTCGTCTTCGCCGCACCATGCTCGGAATGAGCCAGGAAAAGCTGGGCGAAAGCCTCGGCATTACGTTTCAACAAATTCAGAAGTACGAAAAAGGCACAAATCGTGTCGGCGCCAGCCGCTTGCAGAATATTTCAAGCATTCTGAATGTACCCGTCTCGTTCTTTTTCGAGGATGCACCGGGTGAGCAGGTTGTAGCAGGCGCCAATGGCTTTTCCGAGGCGGCCAGTTCCAACTATGTCGTCGACTTCCTCTCGTCTTCCGAAGGCCTGCAGCTGAACCGCGCTTTCGTAAAGATCAACGATCCGAAAGTGCGCCGTAAAGTCGTCGATCTGGTCAAGGCGCTTGCCGCCGACGCAGACGCGGAATAACCGGGACCCTTCAGGGCTCGAAAAAAAGCGGCGATTAAGCCGCTTTTTTTATGTCTTGGTCACGTTTGAGAAAGGCTTGCTGACATAAAGATATATTTATGTCGTTGTGTCCTTGTTTTTGAGGCTTGGAGCCTCTATCACAGGAGCATCTGGTTCATTGAGGGGAATCCCGCATGCGCTCAAACTATCTGTTTACGAGTGAGTCCGTTTCGGAAGGTCATCCGGACAAAGTCTGCGACCGAATTTCGGACGAAATCGTCGATCTGGTCTATCGTGAAGCGGCACGGACCGGGGTGGATCCCTGGACGGTGCGCATCGCCTGCGAGACGCTGGCGACCACCAATCGTGTTGTCATCGCCGGTGAGGTTCGCCTGCCGCCGAGCCTGATGAAGACCGACAAGAACGGCAATGAGGTCATCAACCCTGCCAAGTTCAAGGCTGCGGCGCGCAAGGCAATCCGCGACATCGGCTATGAACAGGACGGCTTCCATTGGAAGACCGCCAAGATCGACGTTCTCCTGCATTCTCAGTCGGCTCATATCGCCCAAGGCGTCGACAAGGCTGCCGACCACGAAGGCGGCGAAGGCGCGGGTGACCAGGGCATTATGTTCGGCTATGCCTGCGGCGAAACGCCGGACCTGATGCCTGCACCGATCTATTATTCCCACAAGATCCTTCAGCTTCTCTCGGCAGCCCGTAAAAAGGGCGAGGGCGACGTGGGCAAACTTGGCCCTGATGCCAAGAGCCAGGTCACTGTCCGTTATGTTGATGGCAAGCCTTCCGATGTCGCCTCCATCGTGCTTTCCACGCAGCATCTCGACGAAAGCTGGGATTCGGCCAAAGTCCGTTCGGTCGTTGAACCCTATATTCTCGAAGCGTTTGGCGACCTGAAGGTTGCCGACGACTGCAAGTGGTATATCAACCCGACCGGCAAATTCGTGATCGGCGGTCCCGATGGCGATGCAGGCCTGACAGGTCGCAAGATCATCGTCGACACCTATGGTGGCGCGGCCCCGCATGGCGGTGGCGCATTTTCCGGCAAGGATACCACCAAGGTTGACCGCTCGGCTGCTTATGCAGCGCGTTATCTGGCCAAGAACGTGGTTGCAGCCGGCTTAGCGGAGCGCTGCACCATCCAGATCGCCTATGCGATCGGCATTGCTCAGCCTTTGTCGATCTATGTCGATCTGCATGGCACCGGCAAACACACCGAGGACCAGATCGAGGCGGCAATCCGCAGCGTGATGGATCTGTCGCCGACCGGCATTCGCCGCCATCTCGATCTCAACAAGCCAATCTATGCCAAGACGTCCGCTTATGGCCATTTTGGCCGCAAGGCTGGCCGTGACGGCTCCTTCGCATGGGAGAAGCTTGATCTGGTCAAGCCGCTCAAGGAAGCCTTGAAGGGCTGAATACGATGACCACAGATCGCCGTAGCCGGGCGACCGAAGCCTTTTTCGGTCGTCGCAAGGGAAAGCCGCTCCGCGACCAGCAAGTCGAGCGGATGACCCATCTCCTGCCCGAACGCAAGTTAGACTTGGGGTCGGCAGCGCCTGGCGATTTGAAGACACTGTTTCCTGTGCCGGTGCAGCGCATCCGCCTGGAAATCGGCTTTGGTGGGGGCGAACATCTGGCCCACCGTGCCAGACATGATGCCACGACCGGCTTTATTGGCGTCGAGCCCTTCGTCAATTCCATGGCCAAGTTGCTGGCCGTGATTGAGGATGAGGGCCTTCCCAATATCCGGGTCTATGACGATGACGCGACGCAATTGCTGGATTGGCTGCCAGCGTCATCGATCGACCAGATTGATCTTCTCTACGCCGACCCTTGGCCAAAGCGCAAGCATTGGAAGCGCCGTTTCGTCTCGCAGGTCAACCTGGAGCGGTTTCACCGGGTGTTGAAACCAGGCGCAAATTTCTGCTTCGCCTCTGATATCGATACCTACGTGAACTGGACGCTGCTGCATTGCCGCAACCATGGCGGTTTCGATTGGCTGGCCGAAAGCTCCGCCGATTGGTTGACGCCCTACGAGGGCTGGCCAGGCACGCGCTATGAGGCCAAAGCCCGTCGCGAGGGCCGTTCATCGGCTTATTTGACCTTCCGCAGGACCTAATCCAAGGCTCTTGAAGAGCCGCGAGTCTTCCTGACTGGAAAAGATTTCGAGTATCTCAACTGCATAAAAGCTTTGAAATATTCAGGCTTGATTGAGGCGGGTCTTGCCGTGGCCTGTTACAGGCTCAAGCCTCCGCAGAGGCGCTCTCATTTTCACTCAGAGTGCGAATCAAAACACCCTGCGAATGCATGGCGCAGGGTGTTTTCTGTCAATCATTATCGATGAAAGCTCAGTGCAGGCTGACGGTTTTCAACTCGTCTTCTGCGGCCTTGAAGAAGGTGGAGGAGCGGTTATCGGTAAGCAGGATGGGTGTGCCGTCAGCGGCAAATAGCGCCCAGAGATCCGTGCGCGGGTCGATTTCTGGGGCATCGGGAAAGCAGCGGGACACTTCGTCGTAACGGATCTTGCGGATATAGCCCACTTCGCCGGAGCCAAGATGTGCCAGCTCATTTTTCGAGAGCTTCGAGGTGGCTTCTTTAATCAACATTCCGGATCTCCGTCATTGAGGGAGGGGCGGCACAACAGCCTTCACCAGGACGCGCGAAATCTGCTGTAACACCCTATATCTTTTGCAGGATGTGGTCCTCCAACCGACCCGGTCCAAGGAACTTGTGCAAAAGCGCCATGATCCTAGTCTGAGGCGGAAATATTAATTTTCCTTACCATTTGCTGCGTATCAGGACGAATTAGTTCGACCACCAGTAGGCCGTTTCGCATCCGTGCGCGCGAAACGTCCATTCCGTCCGTTAACAGGAAACTGCGCTGAAAGTTCCGTGCAGCTATGCCGCGAAACAAATAATCGGCATCCGGGCGTTCCGTCTGGGAGCCTCGAATGATCAGCTGGTTTCCCTCGACCAGAACCTCCAGATCGCTCTCGGAAAAGCCCGCCACGGCAAGGGTAATCCGCAACCGGTCCCCTTCATGGTCGCTCGTGCGGCGAACAAGCTCGATATTATAGGGCGGATAGCCGTCGCTGGTCCGGGCCAACTGACTCAACACGGCATCGGTAATGTCGAAACCCAGCAGCAGGGGTGTGGTGATGGATTTTGTCCGTCGCATTCTGTCCTCGTCTGGCCCCCCGCCAGACGACAAGTCGGTCCTTGCGGGCCAGTCGTTGCGGGATTGTGTTTCCGGTGGTCGGCATGTCTGTACTTTGGTTAAGATATGGGAGCCCCGAGGGCGGGAAACAAGCGTTTGACCGGCACGATAGATCTTGACAATAGCCCGGCTGCCCGTCCATCAAACCCTATCAATCCAAGGATAGGCCCGCATGGAAAAGCCCAGAAAAATCATCATCGATACCGATCCCGGTCAGGACGATGCCGCAGCCATCATGCTGGCGCTTGCCAGTCCCGATCAGTTGGACGTCCTCGGCCTGACGGTGGTTGCAGGAAATGTTCCCCTGTCGATGACCAGCCGCAATGCCCGTATCGTCTGCGAACTGTCGGGCCGGCCCGACCTGCCGGTCTATGAAGGTGCGTTAAAGCCTCTGGAGCGGCCCCAGGTGACGGCGGAACATGTGCATGGCAAGACCGGGCTGGACGGGGCCGAGGTCGATGAGCCGGTCATGCCGGTTCAAGACCAGCATGCGGTCGATTTTATTATCGACACCATTCGCCGCGAACCAGCGGGCACCATTACGCTCTGCACGCTCGGACCGCAGACCAATATTGCCCTGGCCCTGCAAAAGGCCCCGGATATTGCACCGCGCATTCGCGAACTTGTGATGATGGGCGGTGGCTTTTTCGAGGGTGGCAATATTACCCCTGCGGCGGAGTTCAATGTCTATGTCGATCCGCAGGCATCCCGGATTGTGTTTGGTTCAGGCATCCCGATCGTGATGATGCCGCTGGACGTCACCCACCAGCTTTTGACCACCAAGGCCCGGGTTGCCCGCATTGGCGCCATCGGTACACGGGTGGCCAAGGTCATGGTGGACTGGCTGGAGTTTTTCGAGCGTTTCGATATCGAGAAATACGGTTCGGATGGTGGACCGCTGCATGATCCCAGCGTGATTGCCTATCTTCTCCAGCCGGAGCTGTTTTCCGGGCGTGATTGCAACGTGGAAATCGAAACTGAATCTGAACTGACGGTCGGCATGACGGTGGTGGACTGGTGGCGCGTGACCGGTCGTACGCCCAATGCCAAGGTGATGCGCGATGTCGATGCTGACGGCTTCTTTGCCTTGCTGACGGAACGGTTGGCGCGCCTTTAAACCTGGTGCAAATCCTCTTTATCCTTTTTGGTGTCTTGGTCCGGCCATTTTCTTTTGGCCGGGCCTGTGGCACATCTGAGAGATGAGCACACCGAAAACGTCACCAGAGCCCGCCGATTTTACCCATATCCGTGATTGGGTCTTCGACCTCGACAACACGCTTTATCCGCATCACATCAATCTGTTTGCCCAGATTGATCGCAACATGACCGCCTATGTTGCGGATCTGTTGCAGATGGAGCCGGATGACGCGCGCATCCTGCAAAAGCGCTACTATCATGAGCATGGTACGACATTGGCAGGACTGATGGCCCATCATGGCGTCGATCCGAACGATTTCCTGGAAAAGGCCCATGCCATCGATTATTCCGCCCTGTTGCCGGATGTGGCTCTGGGCGAGGCGATCAAGGCTCTGCCGGGGCGAAAGTTTATTTTCACCAATGGCACGGTGGAACATGCCGAGGCAGCGGCGAGGGCGCTCGGCATTCTCGATCATTTCGACGACATTTTCGATATCGTTGCTGCTGCCTATCTGCCGAAACCGGCCAGCCAGACCTATGACATATTCACCCGGCTGAAGCAGATCGATGCCGGGCAGGCAGCGATGTTCGAGGATCTGCCGCGCAATCTCGTCGTGCCGAAGGCCTTGGGCATGAAAACCGTACTGCTCGTGCCGCGCAATCTGGAAGCCGTGGTGCTGGAAAGCTGGGAGCGGATGGATAGCGACGAAGGCCATGCGCATGTCGATTACGCCACCGACGATCTGGCTGGCTTTCTTGCCTCTCTTTTGGCAGCTGGAGAGTTTCAGGTTCAGAGTGAGCCAGACAGGTCATAGATAGTTATTAAGTACAACATTACGAAAAAGTAACTAGCATTACAGAACCTTAAGTGGCCGCCGCAGGGGCGAGTGCCTATCCTCTCGATATTGCAGAACACAGCCTGCCTTAGGCTGGCGGTGTTCTGCAACGTTGATACGGCTGCATCGTTCGATCACAGAACCGATTTCCGGTCTTGAAACGATGTGGCACCGAGGAAAGGAAACTTCATGAGTGCGAAGAAAACGACCATTGCGGCCCTGGCGGCTACCCTGCTGGTCAGCGCGTCATCCGGTGCCGTATTTGCAAAAGACGGTAAGGCTCCACCTCCACCTCCACCGCCGCCACGGCCTGAAGAGATGCGCGACGCCTGCGGTCCACGGCCGATGATGATGCGTGGACCGGCAGCGATGTTCATCTTTGCCCTCCAGCAATTCGACACCAACAAGGACGGTAAGATTTCGAAGGAAGAGGCCAAGGCTGCTGAAGACAAGCTGTTTACGGCCATCGATACCGACAAGGACGGCGTTCTGACGCCAGGTGAACTGCGCAAGTTCCATGAAGCACGCATGGAGGCCATGCGTGCCGACATGCCGAAGGCTCCGGGGCCTGAGGGTGCCGCGCCAGCCGATCCTAATGGGCCAAAGCCTGACGAGGCGACGGATCAGCCACCACCGCCGCCGCCAGGTGGCCTGGGTGCTGAAGACGACGCCATGGGACCGCCTGATGACGGCATGGCCGGTTGTGGTCCGCATCGTCCAGGGCCTGAACGTTGGGCGAAGGAACGCGGTCCTGAGGGCGAGCGAATGGGTGGTCCTCATGGCCATCGCCCGATGATGGCGATGGGGCCAATGGGTGGTCCAATGGGTGCGATGCGCCTGCTGGAGAAGGTCGACACCGATGAAAACGGCCAGATCAGTAAGGCCGAAGCCGATGCGGCGCTCGATAAGCTGTTCACCCGTCTGGATACCAATAAGGATGGGTTCATTTCGGCCGATGACTTCCCGAAGGGCCCGTCGCTGCTGCCATGATTGCTTGCGATCGGGTAACCGATTGCGGGTATGCAACCAGGCCTCAATGAAAATCGCCGTGCGTCAGAGACGCACGGCGATTTTTTGGTTTAATTGACCAGGCATAAGACAGCCTGCCATCATTGCCGGAAATCAGAATTCCTCCCAATTGTCGCGGCTGACGGCGGCATTGCCATGGCTGACCGGAACAGACTGCTGGGCTCTGCGCGGGGCCTGCGCTCTGGGCGCAGGCGCAGGCGAGGCAGGAGCCGAGCGCACTGGCTGGGCGATATCGTTTCCGGTTCTAAATTGCGCGAGCAGATCCGAAAGGCGACGGCTTTCCTGATTGAGACCAGCCCCGGCGGCATTCATTTCTTCCACCATGGCGGCATTCTGCTGAGTCGCCTGATCCATATGGTTGACGGCGGTATTGACCTCCGCCAAACCGCTGGCCTGTTCCTGGGCTGCCGTCGCAATGGCATCCATATGCTGGTTCATGTCCTCGACCACCTTGGAAATGGTCGTCAGGCCTTCGCCAGTATCGTTGACCAGCTTAACGCCTTCGCTGACAGCCGCTTCCGAATTGCCGATCAGCGACTTGATTTCCTTGGCGGCATTGGCGGAACGTTGCGCCAGTTCGCGCACTTCCTGGGCAACGACCGCAAAGCCCTTGCCTGCTTCACCAGCGCGGGCAGCCTCGACCCCCGCATTCAAGGCCAGAAGGTTAGTCTGGAAGGCGATCTCGTCGATCACGCTGATGATCTGGGTGATCTTGCGCGAAGCATCCTCGATCCGCTCCATGGCGGAGACGGCATTGTTGACCACGGTCGCCGAATGTTCGGCATGCTGGCGGGCATTGCGCACCAGATTGCGGGCTTCGCCAGTCCGCTTGGACGTTGCTTGGACGTTGGAAGTGATCTGCTCCAGCGCGGCCGCGGTTTCCTCTAGCGAGGCGGCCTGCTGTTCAGTGCGCTTGGCCAGCGTGTCGGAAGCCTGCGAAATTTCACCGCTGCCATTGGTGACACCCTTGCCAACCTGGCCCACAGCCACGAGTGCTGAGCGCAACTGGTTGACGGAGGCATTGAAGTCGTGGCGAAGTGGTTCGAACTGGGCGGCAAACTGCTGATCGATTTCGCAGAGAAGGTCGCAGGAGGCCAGCCGCTTCAGGCCAGCGGCCAGTGCGCCCGTTGCTTCGTTCAGGCGGCGTTCCGCATCTTCCTCGGCGCGGCGCTGGACATCCTTGCGTTCCTGCTCCGCATTGAGCCGGTTCTGTTCGGTCTGTGCTTCCAGCTGAACTTTCGCCAGGGCCGACTGGCGCATGACTTCGACGGCGCCAGCCATTTCCCCGATTTCGTCCTTGCGGTCGGCGTCGGGTACCGTGACATCCAGCTTGCCATCGGCAATATGCAGCATCACCTTTGCCATGCGGGTCACAGGGCGTGACACGCCCAGGATGATCCAGACGGTCAGGATGCTCATCAACAGCACGCCGAACAGAATGACGCCAATGGTGACATAGGAGGACTGCGTATAGGCAGCCTCGGCAGCCGTGCTTGACGCTGCCGCACCGCTATCGTTGAGCTTGATGATTTCGCCAAGCGCAATGAAGCTGTCGACCAGCGGCTGACGGGCTGGGGCGATTGCGGCGGTTGCTGCAACCTGATCCTTGGCGGCGACGGCGTTGATGATCTTCTTTTGAAATTCGAGATAGCGGGTCCACTTGGCTTCGAAATCGCCCCACAATTTCTTCTCAGCATCGTTGCGCAGGGTTGCGCGGAAATCCGCATAGGATTTCGGAATGGATGCGTCCATTTCCACGAATTCGTCATCCAACCCTTTGATTTCGGAGGGATCGACAGCAATGGTTTTGCGGATCGTCGTCGTGTGATAGCGCAACATGGTAAACTGAATGCCATCCAGTTTCGCCATCCGTGGCATCCACACCTGCCGCGTATCGGAGGCTGCCGAAAAGACCACGGACGTCTGCTTGTAGCTGAAAAGGCCGAGGAGGATGACAAGCATCAGCGCCGCCCCTGCCATGACCATTAATCGCGTTGAAATCCTCAAACTCATCACTATGCCCCCCAGGCTGGCATCCCAATATTTGGCTGCCTGAGGATTGACCCAAATTGATAAATTAAAAATGAAGTTATCGGTAATATAAGGAATATGAAGGCAAATTTTACGCCCTATGATTGTGCCGCGGCGAGAGACATATTGTCACTGAAAGCAAAAATTCGATGGGCTGATTTTAAAGCCTCATCGATCCCATTAGCAGACTGAGTAAAAGCTTCGGAGAGCCCGTTCACCTGTGCTCCAGATGAGCGAGCATCTAGAGACGCGCTTACAGTGCTCATAAACACACGAGCGTTCAAGCAACTAATCATTTTAAGAGGAAAATGGCGCACCCGAAGAGATTCGAACTCCTGACCCCCAGATTCGTAGTCTGGTGCTCTATCCAGCTGAGCTACGGGTGCGTCTGACGCCGTCGTTTCCGTTGGCGTGCCGATCCTCTAAAGCGAGACGTGTTTGATTGCAAGCAGAATCGGTAAAAAAATCCGGTTTGATTTCCAGTTTGTCTCTAACGGCCTGAAGAAATTTGTCTTTTCGCCGTCATTCTTGAAGCCGGCTTCATTATGCTCGAAGCCGGAAGGTGTCGAGCGCCACCGGCCTGTCTGGAATTTCGATCCGGAACTGTGTGCCGGAGGAGGGTTTTTCCATAAGCGCGATCGTTCCCCCATGCGCCAGCACGATTTCGCGGGCGATGGCCAGGCCAAGGCCCGTGCCGCCCGATCTGGCTGAGCCGCGAAACGGTGTGAACAGGTTTTCGCGGGCCTTGCGCGGCAGGCCAGGGCCGTTGTCGTCAACGGTGATTGCAACAACGCTGCCGATGCGGTGAGCCGATAGCAAGATGCGGGGTGTTGCGGTGGTCATTTCCGTCATGGCGGATGAAAGCGCCTGGGCAGCATTGCGGCAGAGATTATGAATGACACGGAACAATTGTTCGCTGTCGGCGTCGATTTCGATGTCGGGTGAAATCTGATCGACAAAGTCGATGCCCTTGTCCAGGGCAAGGATATCCTGAACTTCCTGGCTGAGCGTGGAAAGCACAAATCGGCGCCGGCGGGGTTCGGCTTCCGAAGCCTGTCCATAGGCAAGCACTTCACTCGTATAGCCCACGGCTCGGTCGATCGTGCGGACCAGTTTAGGCGCAAAGCTCTTCACCATGGGATCGTCGACATCCACCAACCGATCGGACATCAACTGGGCAGAGGCAAGGATATTGCGCATGTCATGATTGATCTTGGAAACGGCAAGGCCGAGATCGGCCAGGCTTTTCTGCTGCCTCAGGGTCTTTTGCAGATCCTCCTGCATCGTGGCCAGATGGCGGGCGACAAAGGCCAATTCGTCGCGACCACTGATCACCTCCATGACCCTATCAGGATTTTCCGGGTCGCTGGCAAACGCCTGTATATTGCGGCTCAGTCGCCGAATCGGATTGATGAGCATCCGATTCAGCGTCACGAACAGCAGGAGGCCGGTGATCACCGAAATGATCAACGACACGACGGCAATGCGCGTTGCATAAGCCAATAGTCCGCGATGCAGAGGCGCATCGGACATCACCACTTCCACTCGCATCGACGTGTCGCCGATCGGGCCGGAAACGCTGATCAGTCTATTGCCGCCGAATAGCAGGGTGTCGACTGCGTCCTTGATGGCGGTCAATGTTCCCACATCGGAAATGTCATATTGACCATCCACTTCTTGTGGCATGTCCGCCATGGCCAGCAGCCGCGTCGTGCCAT
The Allorhizobium ampelinum S4 genome window above contains:
- the lnt gene encoding apolipoprotein N-acyltransferase; this encodes MERLAARIMLLAGWRRALLAIASGAVGALALPPVGFFAALFFSFSMLVWLLDGVSGNPDRSWSRGLRSAFWIGWLFGFGYFVAGLWWLGNALMVEADEFAWALPLAVLGLPAVLAVFYGLACLAARLLWSEGLGRIAALAAMFGITEWLRSFIATGFPWNAIGYGAMPIPLMMQSAAVLGLFGVSALAVFVFAAPALLGTRRGAKLGLALAGILFCGHLGYGAYRLSLPEPDGRKVTVRLVQPNIDQAAKMDDTDRVAIFEKHLRLTAVPTPADQPRPDVIVWPETTIPFILTENPDALRQIAGALQEGQVLITGTVRSEDQGAGIAPRYYNSIYAIDSQGQILAAADKVHLVPFGEYVPWQDILSKLGITNIIDLPGGFSQGASRSLMTLPGGLKLYPLICYEVIFPDEMVKGLSGANAIINVTNDAWFGDTPGPFQHFQQARLRAVETGLPIIRAANNGISALIDGRGRVFSGLRLNAEGVENATFTLSAAPETNVNHNKCNFWAVTALLLSAAVISRLGLISRVN
- a CDS encoding helix-turn-helix domain-containing protein; the protein is MLENKKKPNPIDIHVGSRIRLRRTMLGMSQEKLGESLGITFQQIQKYEKGTNRVGASRLQNISSILNVPVSFFFEDAPGEQVVAGANGFSEAASSNYVVDFLSSSEGLQLNRAFVKINDPKVRRKVVDLVKALAADADAE
- the metK gene encoding methionine adenosyltransferase; this encodes MRSNYLFTSESVSEGHPDKVCDRISDEIVDLVYREAARTGVDPWTVRIACETLATTNRVVIAGEVRLPPSLMKTDKNGNEVINPAKFKAAARKAIRDIGYEQDGFHWKTAKIDVLLHSQSAHIAQGVDKAADHEGGEGAGDQGIMFGYACGETPDLMPAPIYYSHKILQLLSAARKKGEGDVGKLGPDAKSQVTVRYVDGKPSDVASIVLSTQHLDESWDSAKVRSVVEPYILEAFGDLKVADDCKWYINPTGKFVIGGPDGDAGLTGRKIIVDTYGGAAPHGGGAFSGKDTTKVDRSAAYAARYLAKNVVAAGLAERCTIQIAYAIGIAQPLSIYVDLHGTGKHTEDQIEAAIRSVMDLSPTGIRRHLDLNKPIYAKTSAYGHFGRKAGRDGSFAWEKLDLVKPLKEALKG
- the trmB gene encoding tRNA (guanine(46)-N(7))-methyltransferase TrmB, with product MTTDRRSRATEAFFGRRKGKPLRDQQVERMTHLLPERKLDLGSAAPGDLKTLFPVPVQRIRLEIGFGGGEHLAHRARHDATTGFIGVEPFVNSMAKLLAVIEDEGLPNIRVYDDDATQLLDWLPASSIDQIDLLYADPWPKRKHWKRRFVSQVNLERFHRVLKPGANFCFASDIDTYVNWTLLHCRNHGGFDWLAESSADWLTPYEGWPGTRYEAKARREGRSSAYLTFRRT
- a CDS encoding DUF1150 family protein, with translation MLIKEATSKLSKNELAHLGSGEVGYIRKIRYDEVSRCFPDAPEIDPRTDLWALFAADGTPILLTDNRSSTFFKAAEDELKTVSLH
- a CDS encoding Hsp20 family protein, coding for MRRTKSITTPLLLGFDITDAVLSQLARTSDGYPPYNIELVRRTSDHEGDRLRITLAVAGFSESDLEVLVEGNQLIIRGSQTERPDADYLFRGIAARNFQRSFLLTDGMDVSRARMRNGLLVVELIRPDTQQMVRKINISASD
- a CDS encoding nucleoside hydrolase; this encodes MEKPRKIIIDTDPGQDDAAAIMLALASPDQLDVLGLTVVAGNVPLSMTSRNARIVCELSGRPDLPVYEGALKPLERPQVTAEHVHGKTGLDGAEVDEPVMPVQDQHAVDFIIDTIRREPAGTITLCTLGPQTNIALALQKAPDIAPRIRELVMMGGGFFEGGNITPAAEFNVYVDPQASRIVFGSGIPIVMMPLDVTHQLLTTKARVARIGAIGTRVAKVMVDWLEFFERFDIEKYGSDGGPLHDPSVIAYLLQPELFSGRDCNVEIETESELTVGMTVVDWWRVTGRTPNAKVMRDVDADGFFALLTERLARL
- a CDS encoding pyrimidine 5'-nucleotidase, translated to MSTPKTSPEPADFTHIRDWVFDLDNTLYPHHINLFAQIDRNMTAYVADLLQMEPDDARILQKRYYHEHGTTLAGLMAHHGVDPNDFLEKAHAIDYSALLPDVALGEAIKALPGRKFIFTNGTVEHAEAAARALGILDHFDDIFDIVAAAYLPKPASQTYDIFTRLKQIDAGQAAMFEDLPRNLVVPKALGMKTVLLVPRNLEAVVLESWERMDSDEGHAHVDYATDDLAGFLASLLAAGEFQVQSEPDRS
- a CDS encoding EF-hand domain-containing protein, which gives rise to MSAKKTTIAALAATLLVSASSGAVFAKDGKAPPPPPPPPRPEEMRDACGPRPMMMRGPAAMFIFALQQFDTNKDGKISKEEAKAAEDKLFTAIDTDKDGVLTPGELRKFHEARMEAMRADMPKAPGPEGAAPADPNGPKPDEATDQPPPPPPGGLGAEDDAMGPPDDGMAGCGPHRPGPERWAKERGPEGERMGGPHGHRPMMAMGPMGGPMGAMRLLEKVDTDENGQISKAEADAALDKLFTRLDTNKDGFISADDFPKGPSLLP